A genome region from Nitrosopumilus sp. includes the following:
- a CDS encoding peptidase: MKIIITAIAAILLLASTASVYAEVPAWVKTNAGWWADGTISESEFLSGIEFLITNDIIVVPSTAVSSESSDDGVPAWVKTNAGWWADGTITDGEFVNGIQHMIKIGLISVSATSQTPQMTSEAPKSTDTELAALEAELEKCSEIKKAYDRLNCERSAKHEITAYNFKLLSEPHQAGPVTFYWPGFGTEGNSFEITSSGQAMLRLRILVENTGSQTEALFCTGPAICNYDVTNGVEDFKYSGMDFTNGQIIIKPGETEMFNMFFGPNIGGGGTTFEYDPEKDYYFRGSESFGSISIPLNLG, translated from the coding sequence ATGAAAATCATAATAACTGCAATTGCCGCAATACTTCTATTGGCCTCTACTGCATCTGTTTATGCAGAAGTTCCAGCTTGGGTAAAAACTAATGCTGGTTGGTGGGCAGATGGAACAATCTCTGAATCTGAATTCTTGTCTGGTATTGAATTTTTGATTACAAACGACATCATTGTAGTTCCTTCTACAGCTGTATCTTCTGAATCATCAGATGATGGTGTTCCAGCTTGGGTAAAAACTAATGCTGGTTGGTGGGCAGATGGAACTATCACTGATGGTGAATTTGTAAATGGTATCCAACATATGATTAAAATTGGATTAATCTCAGTTTCTGCAACTTCTCAAACCCCTCAAATGACATCTGAAGCACCAAAAAGTACTGATACTGAATTGGCAGCACTTGAAGCAGAACTAGAAAAATGCTCTGAAATCAAAAAAGCATATGATAGACTCAACTGTGAAAGATCTGCAAAACATGAAATCACTGCATATAATTTCAAACTGCTTTCAGAACCTCATCAAGCTGGACCTGTTACTTTCTATTGGCCTGGTTTTGGAACTGAAGGAAACAGCTTTGAAATTACATCCTCTGGTCAAGCAATGCTCCGACTCAGAATCTTAGTTGAAAATACTGGTTCTCAAACTGAGGCGCTGTTTTGTACGGGACCTGCTATATGTAACTATGATGTCACAAATGGTGTTGAGGATTTCAAATATTCAGGAATGGATTTCACCAATGGTCAGATTATAATAAAACCTGGAGAAACTGAAATGTTCAATATGTTCTTTGGACCAAATATTGGTGGCGGGGGAACTACATTTGAATATGATCCTGAAAAAGATTACTACTTTAGAGGAAGTGAATCTTTTGGTAGCATTTCTATCCCATTAAATTTGGGATAA
- a CDS encoding phosphoribosyltransferase domain-containing protein, giving the protein MFVDDIFDTGDTFTKILSRVDNPSKLTFVALFARHGKIFPKQLVYEKNKSTGGYVVFPWDILEFQRSKKYCF; this is encoded by the coding sequence TTGTTTGTAGATGATATTTTTGATACAGGTGACACATTTACAAAAATTCTGTCCAGAGTTGATAATCCATCAAAATTAACTTTTGTTGCGTTATTTGCAAGGCACGGAAAAATATTTCCTAAGCAACTTGTATATGAAAAAAATAAAAGTACGGGTGGTTATGTTGTTTTTCCTTGGGATATATTAGAATTTCAAAGATCTAAAAAATATTGTTTTTAA
- the tfb gene encoding transcription initiation factor IIB (stabilizes TBP binding to an archaeal box-A promoter; responsible for recruiting RNA polymerase II to the pre-initiation complex): MLKNSMISGPKCPSCGNKKIVSDQTTGELFCGKCGLVITDKIADTGAEWRSFSNDEGNRTRVGAGTSLMMHDMGLSTVIGAANKDSTGKPLSASVRSSIERLRTWDSRTQAHSSADRNLRQALNEMDKLKDKLALTDVVIEKAAYIYRKAMEKKLVRGRSIQGLVAACLYASCRNTETPRTLDDIAKGINIRRKDVARCYRLIFRELELKMPVVDPVKGVSRIASIASLSEKSKRKAIEILNQAKKIGIVAGKDPMGIAAAALYLACISTGEIKSQKDISVASGVTEVTIRNRCAGLRKMLNE, from the coding sequence ATGCTTAAAAATTCAATGATTTCAGGTCCAAAATGCCCATCATGTGGAAATAAAAAAATTGTTTCAGATCAAACCACAGGGGAGTTATTCTGCGGTAAATGTGGTTTAGTAATTACAGATAAAATTGCAGATACGGGTGCAGAATGGCGTTCTTTTTCAAATGATGAAGGGAATCGAACCAGGGTCGGTGCAGGAACATCACTGATGATGCATGATATGGGTTTATCAACAGTGATTGGTGCTGCAAATAAGGATTCAACAGGGAAGCCATTATCTGCAAGCGTAAGAAGTTCCATTGAGCGACTAAGAACATGGGACAGTAGGACACAAGCACATTCATCTGCAGACAGAAATCTCAGACAGGCACTTAATGAAATGGACAAACTAAAGGACAAACTTGCATTAACAGATGTAGTAATTGAGAAGGCAGCATATATCTACAGAAAAGCAATGGAGAAAAAATTAGTTAGAGGTAGATCAATCCAAGGGTTAGTTGCAGCGTGTCTTTACGCATCATGTAGAAATACAGAAACGCCAAGAACATTAGATGATATTGCAAAGGGAATTAACATTAGAAGAAAGGATGTTGCAAGATGCTATAGATTAATCTTCAGAGAGTTAGAACTAAAAATGCCAGTAGTTGATCCTGTCAAAGGAGTATCAAGAATAGCAAGCATTGCAAGTTTGAGTGAAAAAAGTAAACGAAAAGCAATTGAGATATTAAATCAAGCAAAAAAAATTGGAATAGTTGCAGGTAAAGATCCAATGGGTATAGCAGCTGCTGCATTATATCTTGCATGTATTAGTACTGGTGAGATAAAATCACAAAAAGACATCTCGGTTGCATCAGGAGTTACAGAAGTAACAATTAGAAACAGATGTGCAGGATTGAGAAAGATGTTAAATGAGTAA
- a CDS encoding biotin--[acetyl-CoA-carboxylase] ligase yields MKYNSFDKPGLLKVLTFLQTHNTEYLSGQDLSDVLKISRVAVWKHIKKIREFGYIVESRQKLGYKLLANSELLLPWEITSNLKTKIIGRRVYYFDSIDSTQNQALKIASDPINNGAVIIASKQTGGKGRSGRRWISPKGGIWTSIILQPKFDISIITLFPIASSLALSIAIEKIFSVTPELKWPNDLTINGKKIAGILVDASLESNKIESLVLGVGINFNVNVKEIEKTLKQTPNFYGVASLSEQKIDVKPIQLVKIFLEELEILYNELNAKQIKKIISEWSKRSSTIGKNVELNTEDIKIKGKAIRIDEDGALVVLDNDKMHRIIAGDIIHLPK; encoded by the coding sequence TTGAAGTACAATTCTTTTGATAAACCAGGATTGCTAAAAGTCCTCACATTTTTGCAAACCCACAATACAGAATATCTATCAGGTCAAGATTTGAGTGATGTGTTAAAGATCAGCAGAGTTGCAGTATGGAAACATATCAAAAAAATTCGAGAATTTGGATATATAGTGGAATCAAGACAAAAATTAGGTTACAAACTTTTAGCAAATTCAGAATTACTTTTGCCATGGGAAATTACATCAAATCTAAAAACCAAAATAATTGGGAGACGGGTATATTATTTTGACTCTATAGATTCTACTCAAAACCAGGCACTGAAAATAGCATCAGATCCTATAAACAATGGGGCAGTAATAATAGCATCAAAACAGACAGGAGGAAAAGGTAGATCAGGAAGAAGATGGATTTCGCCAAAAGGCGGTATTTGGACTTCCATCATATTACAACCAAAATTTGACATATCAATTATAACATTATTTCCAATTGCATCATCATTAGCATTATCAATTGCAATAGAAAAAATATTTTCAGTAACACCTGAATTGAAATGGCCAAATGATTTAACAATTAACGGGAAGAAAATAGCTGGAATACTAGTAGATGCATCATTAGAATCAAATAAAATTGAGAGTTTAGTGTTAGGAGTTGGAATAAATTTTAATGTTAATGTAAAAGAAATCGAAAAAACACTTAAACAAACACCGAATTTTTATGGAGTTGCATCACTAAGTGAACAAAAAATAGATGTCAAGCCAATTCAATTAGTTAAAATATTTTTGGAAGAATTAGAAATATTATATAATGAACTTAATGCAAAACAAATTAAGAAAATTATTTCGGAGTGGTCAAAAAGATCATCAACTATTGGAAAGAATGTGGAGTTAAATACAGAAGATATAAAAATTAAAGGAAAAGCTATTAGAATAGACGAAGATGGTGCATTAGTAGTTTTAGATAACGATAAAATGCACAGAATAATCGCGGGCGATATAATTCATTTACCAAAATAA
- a CDS encoding cobalamin B12-binding domain-containing protein produces MVYIRAKKVKSDQYLYLVKSIWDSKKSTSKQEIIKYLGKASEVIKDDIPIDYRNDPKVLSVLASYNPKDIKKREDVTKKSKQELYKKLTDGSIEHCIKIYEEYIKIFNESDFFDKILRPVMYKIGDDWASSKISIATEHVASNIAQTLVKIIMDRVSGLKNKKRILICVPLGEEHNLGCDVLETYLSIKGFKVYNIGTSIPTESILSFIQNEKPEIILISITLEDNISAGQRLVKKIKEQHKIPVLIGGHAIQTQKTPKFEGDVIYDVRLEEIPKILRKYNSKS; encoded by the coding sequence ATGGTCTACATTAGAGCTAAGAAAGTTAAGTCTGATCAGTACCTCTATTTGGTTAAAAGTATATGGGATTCCAAAAAAAGTACATCAAAACAAGAAATTATCAAATATCTTGGAAAAGCATCCGAAGTAATCAAGGATGACATACCGATAGATTATAGAAATGATCCTAAAGTATTATCAGTATTAGCATCATATAATCCAAAAGACATCAAAAAAAGAGAAGATGTAACTAAGAAATCAAAACAAGAATTATACAAGAAACTGACAGATGGTAGTATTGAACATTGTATTAAAATTTATGAAGAATATATCAAAATTTTTAATGAATCAGACTTTTTTGATAAAATTTTAAGACCTGTAATGTATAAGATTGGAGATGATTGGGCAAGTAGTAAAATAAGTATTGCAACAGAACACGTAGCAAGCAACATAGCCCAAACACTAGTCAAAATAATAATGGATCGAGTTTCAGGTTTAAAAAATAAAAAAAGAATTCTAATTTGTGTTCCTTTAGGAGAAGAACACAATTTAGGCTGTGATGTATTAGAGACATATCTATCAATTAAAGGGTTTAAAGTATACAATATTGGCACATCAATTCCAACTGAATCGATCTTGAGTTTTATTCAGAATGAAAAGCCAGAAATTATTCTAATTTCAATTACACTAGAAGATAATATTAGTGCAGGACAAAGACTAGTAAAAAAAATTAAAGAGCAACATAAGATCCCAGTACTGATTGGAGGGCATGCTATACAAACACAGAAAACCCCTAAATTTGAAGGAGATGTCATTTATGATGTGCGACTAGAAGAAATACCAAAAATACTAAGAAAATACAATTCAAAATCATAA
- a CDS encoding redox-regulated ATPase YchF, which produces MPIKIGLIGKTNTGKTTFFNSATLSSEEISSYPFTTKKPVSGVAHAITLCVHPEFKIQDNPNNSKCLDGWRYIPIELIDLPGLIKDAWKGKGLGNQFLSIAAQSDALLHVVDASGGIDSTGQITEVDAGDPVSDFADIEEELIMWYHKILEGNRDKISKLIRSGSNILDAITDLYHGIGVNKAHVKETLLATGLEEKTFDKFDMADTKKFASYLRKISKPTLIVANKVDVEGADKNFDRLRERYNDSIVIPVSGDSEFVLRRAEQKGLIKYSPGSEEFEIIKAHELNEKQTNALNFIKKSIMGEYMRTGVQFAINVAVFKLLKMNSIYPVADEKSLSDKKGRILPDLILLKNGATINDLAKEIHTDLTKGLLYAKDLRYGLRLPIDYQLRDRDVISLVSAVKK; this is translated from the coding sequence ATGCCTATCAAGATTGGTTTAATCGGCAAAACCAATACTGGCAAGACTACTTTTTTTAATTCTGCTACTCTTTCTTCTGAGGAGATCTCATCATATCCTTTTACTACTAAGAAACCAGTATCTGGTGTGGCACATGCAATTACTCTTTGTGTTCATCCTGAATTTAAAATTCAAGACAATCCAAATAACTCTAAATGTCTTGATGGCTGGCGCTATATTCCAATTGAGTTAATTGACTTACCTGGCCTTATCAAAGATGCATGGAAGGGTAAAGGGCTTGGAAACCAGTTTTTATCAATTGCCGCACAATCTGATGCACTACTTCATGTAGTTGATGCATCTGGAGGAATTGACTCAACTGGACAAATCACAGAAGTTGATGCTGGAGATCCTGTCTCTGATTTTGCAGATATTGAAGAAGAACTCATTATGTGGTATCATAAAATTTTGGAAGGCAACAGAGATAAAATTTCAAAACTAATAAGATCTGGCTCTAATATTTTAGATGCTATAACTGATCTCTATCACGGGATTGGGGTGAACAAGGCTCATGTTAAAGAAACTCTATTAGCAACAGGCCTTGAGGAAAAAACATTCGATAAATTTGATATGGCGGATACTAAAAAATTTGCATCCTATCTTAGAAAGATTTCAAAACCCACTTTAATTGTTGCAAACAAAGTTGATGTTGAAGGTGCTGATAAAAATTTTGATAGACTGCGAGAAAGATATAATGATTCAATAGTAATCCCTGTAAGTGGTGATAGTGAATTTGTTCTTAGACGTGCAGAGCAAAAAGGATTGATAAAATATTCCCCTGGTTCAGAAGAATTTGAAATTATCAAAGCTCATGAATTAAATGAAAAACAAACTAATGCGCTTAATTTTATCAAAAAAAGTATAATGGGTGAATATATGAGAACGGGCGTTCAATTTGCAATTAATGTAGCTGTTTTCAAATTACTAAAAATGAACTCCATTTATCCTGTAGCAGATGAAAAATCTCTCTCTGATAAGAAAGGAAGAATCTTACCTGATTTAATTTTATTAAAAAATGGTGCAACAATAAATGATCTAGCAAAAGAAATTCATACCGATTTAACTAAAGGTCTACTTTATGCAAAAGATCTGAGATATGGGCTAAGATTACCTATTGATTATCAGCTAAGAGATAGAGATGTGATATCTCTGGTAAGTGCTGTCAAAAAATAA
- a CDS encoding CoA-binding protein: MEQDSHTDEQIRSILSLNNVAVVGMSKNPSKAAHYVPKYLLDHGYNVIPVNPNSERILDKKCYAFVSEIDSDVDIVNVFRPSEQILPFILDAIKKKPKVIWLQEGIHNLEAEDLARKEGIEVVFNRCMFAEHQRLSK; this comes from the coding sequence ATGGAACAAGATTCCCACACTGATGAACAAATTCGTAGTATCCTTTCATTAAATAATGTGGCTGTAGTGGGAATGTCAAAAAATCCTTCAAAAGCCGCACACTATGTACCAAAATATCTTTTAGATCATGGCTATAATGTAATCCCCGTAAATCCTAACAGTGAACGAATTTTGGACAAAAAATGTTATGCCTTTGTTTCAGAAATAGATAGTGACGTTGACATTGTTAATGTGTTTAGACCTTCTGAACAAATCTTACCCTTTATCTTGGATGCAATAAAGAAAAAGCCTAAAGTAATTTGGTTACAAGAAGGAATCCATAATTTAGAAGCTGAAGATTTAGCAAGAAAAGAGGGAATTGAGGTAGTTTTCAACAGATGTATGTTTGCTGAACATCAGAGGCTGTCAAAATGA
- a CDS encoding FAD-dependent oxidoreductase, protein MSQIIIIGAGVGGLTAGALLANHGYHPKILEKCAQIGGRTTSMKFRNHILDNGFHIMPFYKKSAIFSIFKSIGIESRLNLSKVDDIAFHSKSGFHKYPKGMGDLLRLSLIPFKSRIQLLKILLPMAFTSIKKTESWDDKSLTGVTQKLDPETNAFFEAVCMLAFADTADHISLGEFTRTIIRANPFRGGTSEFAYPTDGGYDSITQVLANYVMQNQCQIDLNVSVKKIIIENSKVVGIIIRNSIGKDEFIASSCVVVSYPAYIALNQLFDDGIVNNKFLAKINRLNKKTSVVEVHFALNSKIDTRQVVFPVGDNYVTKGIFFISNITPAVSPPGEHLMIAGTPVSPSVTDDQKKIKEIVETMKMEISSIYPQFDSSLIWERPMAWKLVESVAKEPGLVWKSKMPHEIPGIKGLFFVGDSTISYGIGTDSAAHSSILCLPKIESFLESL, encoded by the coding sequence GTGTCTCAAATTATAATTATTGGTGCTGGTGTAGGCGGATTAACAGCTGGCGCACTTCTTGCCAATCATGGATATCATCCAAAAATACTTGAAAAGTGTGCTCAGATAGGGGGCAGAACAACATCTATGAAATTTAGGAATCATATTTTGGATAATGGTTTTCACATAATGCCTTTTTATAAAAAATCAGCAATTTTTAGTATTTTTAAATCCATTGGGATTGAATCTAGATTGAATTTATCAAAGGTGGATGACATTGCATTTCATTCAAAATCTGGATTTCATAAATATCCTAAAGGTATGGGTGATTTACTACGTCTCTCTTTGATTCCTTTTAAAAGTAGAATCCAACTTCTTAAAATTCTACTTCCAATGGCATTCACATCCATAAAAAAAACTGAATCTTGGGATGACAAATCATTAACTGGAGTTACTCAAAAATTAGATCCAGAAACTAATGCATTCTTTGAAGCTGTTTGCATGCTCGCATTTGCAGATACTGCTGATCATATCTCTTTAGGTGAATTTACTAGAACTATAATTCGCGCAAATCCCTTTAGAGGCGGTACTAGCGAATTTGCATATCCTACTGATGGTGGTTATGATTCAATCACACAAGTATTGGCTAATTATGTGATGCAAAACCAATGTCAAATAGACCTTAATGTTTCTGTAAAAAAAATTATAATAGAAAATTCCAAGGTTGTTGGAATCATTATACGTAACAGCATTGGAAAAGATGAATTTATTGCTTCAAGTTGTGTAGTGGTGTCTTACCCTGCATACATTGCATTAAATCAGTTATTTGATGATGGTATTGTGAACAACAAATTTCTTGCAAAAATAAATCGGTTAAATAAGAAAACATCTGTGGTTGAAGTTCATTTTGCGTTAAACTCGAAAATTGATACACGACAAGTTGTATTTCCTGTTGGTGATAATTATGTTACTAAGGGAATCTTTTTTATCTCAAATATCACTCCTGCTGTTTCTCCCCCTGGAGAACATTTAATGATTGCAGGTACTCCAGTCTCCCCATCTGTTACAGATGATCAAAAAAAAATAAAAGAAATCGTTGAAACCATGAAAATGGAAATCTCGTCAATTTATCCACAGTTTGATTCCTCATTAATATGGGAAAGACCAATGGCCTGGAAACTTGTTGAATCTGTTGCAAAGGAGCCTGGATTAGTGTGGAAATCTAAGATGCCTCATGAAATTCCAGGTATAAAGGGACTTTTTTTTGTAGGTGATTCTACAATTAGCTATGGGATAGGTACTGACTCTGCTGCTCATAGCTCCATTTTGTGTTTACCAAAAATTGAATCATTTTTGGAATCTTTATGA
- a CDS encoding NAD(P)H-binding protein produces the protein MEKNTSDSFIQSSPFSILVTGATGFIGSRLISLLSESGYTVTGLSRKKIPDTKNVKYVQADVFDIDQLTNAMNGIEVAYYLLHSMEGSKSEWKEFASREKIQAQNFLKAATKSGVKRIIYLGGLVNDSLELSPHMKSRKEVGEILASKNIPVTELRASLIIGAQGGSYAMLRYLVERLRIMVCPSWVKSIAQPIAVDDVIYYLSECLKKPETLGKIFEIGGPDRMTYEELMRVYSAYLNKNLFVLQIPFLTTRLSSYWVDLITPVKASLARPLIDSLVHDTVVTNNEITKIIPLRLKSVRESIDIATKEMMSSPTPSEMKEEKTGFKINQKAIQISLFALAIIGTSYYWLDDRPEVYQPLWLLGSFIWYVVIIMAIIFIRSKARLGYLLAGVLSWVTLAFWLFDNFHVIFQTSLIANLPSELMTLRNFIGIVTASITVITSHNLFHKVVDYQYKGKPI, from the coding sequence ATGGAAAAAAATACTAGTGATTCCTTTATTCAATCGTCACCTTTTTCTATTCTGGTAACTGGCGCTACTGGTTTCATTGGTTCTCGATTGATTTCATTACTATCTGAATCTGGTTACACTGTTACGGGGTTGAGTAGAAAAAAAATACCTGACACTAAAAATGTGAAATATGTTCAAGCTGATGTTTTTGATATTGATCAACTCACTAATGCAATGAATGGTATTGAGGTTGCATATTATTTACTTCATTCTATGGAGGGCAGTAAATCAGAATGGAAAGAATTTGCATCTAGAGAAAAGATTCAAGCTCAAAATTTTCTCAAAGCTGCAACAAAATCTGGTGTGAAGAGAATCATCTATCTTGGGGGTTTGGTTAATGATAGTTTAGAATTATCTCCTCATATGAAAAGTCGTAAGGAAGTCGGAGAAATACTTGCCTCTAAAAACATCCCTGTTACTGAATTACGTGCATCCTTGATTATAGGTGCTCAGGGAGGATCTTATGCCATGCTTCGTTATCTTGTTGAACGATTGCGTATTATGGTGTGTCCATCATGGGTAAAATCTATTGCACAACCTATCGCAGTTGATGATGTAATTTATTATTTATCTGAATGTCTTAAAAAACCTGAAACCCTAGGAAAAATATTTGAAATTGGTGGTCCTGATAGAATGACCTATGAAGAACTAATGCGTGTTTATTCTGCATATTTAAATAAAAATTTGTTTGTCTTGCAAATCCCATTTCTGACCACTCGTCTTTCTTCTTATTGGGTTGATTTGATTACTCCTGTAAAGGCATCTCTTGCAAGACCTCTGATTGATAGTCTTGTACATGATACCGTTGTAACAAATAATGAAATTACAAAAATCATTCCATTGAGATTAAAGTCTGTCCGTGAATCCATTGACATTGCTACTAAAGAAATGATGTCATCTCCTACTCCGTCTGAGATGAAAGAAGAAAAAACTGGTTTTAAAATTAACCAAAAGGCTATTCAGATATCTCTTTTTGCATTGGCTATAATTGGCACTTCTTATTATTGGTTAGATGATAGACCTGAAGTATACCAACCACTGTGGTTGCTAGGATCATTTATTTGGTACGTTGTAATCATTATGGCAATAATTTTTATTCGTAGTAAGGCGCGTTTAGGTTATCTTTTAGCTGGTGTGTTATCTTGGGTTACATTGGCATTTTGGTTATTTGATAATTTTCATGTAATTTTTCAAACATCATTGATAGCTAATCTACCTAGTGAATTAATGACTCTTCGAAATTTCATTGGTATTGTAACTGCATCCATAACTGTGATTACTTCTCACAATTTATTCCACAAAGTAGTTGATTATCAATACAAGGGGAAACCTATTTGA
- a CDS encoding cobalamin-binding protein, producing the protein MVVKRIVSFLPSATELLYEFGVQDLLYGVTHECKYPPDANLKLKVISSVIKSDKLSSQEIDMMTCQLLKEGTDIFILDEKNLKDANPDLIITQETCEVCAAYTNQVSKAIKILEKKPTLVSMDPHNLYEIINSVKELGKILEKESRAKEIIDSLEKRIQNIQKKSTGKKPKVLAIEWIDPFFTAGHWIPEMIDIAGGTNMISKIGERSRRLSFKEINQADPDIIIMMPCGFDIRRTVFEYNKILKENDNWKSLKAVKNKQVFGVDANSFFSKPSIRTIDGLEILAKIIQPDTFQNLKIKENAYFAI; encoded by the coding sequence ATGGTAGTTAAAAGAATTGTTTCTTTTCTGCCAAGTGCAACTGAGCTATTGTATGAATTTGGAGTACAAGATCTGTTATACGGGGTTACACATGAATGCAAATATCCACCAGATGCAAATTTAAAATTAAAAGTTATCAGTTCAGTGATTAAATCAGACAAACTATCAAGTCAAGAGATCGATATGATGACTTGCCAGTTACTAAAAGAAGGAACAGATATTTTCATTTTAGATGAAAAAAATCTAAAAGATGCAAATCCAGATTTGATCATAACACAAGAAACTTGTGAAGTTTGCGCTGCATATACAAACCAAGTAAGTAAAGCGATAAAAATTCTTGAAAAAAAACCAACTCTGGTTTCAATGGATCCACATAACCTGTATGAAATTATTAACTCAGTTAAAGAATTAGGAAAAATATTAGAAAAAGAATCAAGAGCAAAAGAAATCATAGATTCGCTTGAGAAAAGAATTCAAAACATACAGAAAAAATCTACAGGTAAAAAGCCAAAAGTTCTTGCAATTGAATGGATTGATCCATTTTTTACTGCAGGTCATTGGATTCCAGAGATGATAGATATTGCAGGAGGAACTAACATGATCAGTAAAATTGGAGAGCGTTCCAGAAGATTAAGTTTTAAAGAGATTAACCAAGCTGATCCAGATATAATTATCATGATGCCATGTGGATTTGATATCAGACGTACAGTTTTTGAATACAATAAAATATTAAAAGAAAATGATAATTGGAAATCGTTAAAAGCTGTTAAAAATAAACAGGTTTTTGGAGTTGATGCAAATTCATTTTTCAGCAAGCCAAGCATTAGAACGATAGACGGATTAGAGATATTAGCAAAAATAATTCAACCAGATACATTCCAGAATCTAAAAATAAAAGAAAATGCATATTTTGCAATATAA
- a CDS encoding YbgA family protein translates to MNEIQKSTSEKIKKISEREVKEFVLQRFEDVKKSNKIKDLISFQAMNKYMVMAHNQNELKVLGNIVASNKKNPFSEILAEYEKHLKAALNSEPTIKKHSNVIMHIFGFFSKNFSQLEKEQFFNLLNQFQEEQITIGSILSEINPIIYRFNNTYLASQTYFLLYSDPDTGNIFQFLRKGNSE, encoded by the coding sequence GTGAATGAGATTCAAAAATCCACAAGTGAAAAAATAAAAAAAATATCAGAAAGAGAGGTTAAAGAATTTGTGTTACAAAGATTTGAGGATGTAAAAAAAAGTAATAAAATAAAAGATTTGATTTCGTTTCAAGCAATGAACAAGTACATGGTGATGGCACATAATCAAAATGAGTTAAAGGTTTTAGGCAATATCGTAGCAAGCAACAAAAAAAATCCATTTTCAGAAATACTTGCCGAATATGAAAAACATCTAAAAGCGGCACTAAATAGCGAGCCTACAATAAAAAAACATAGTAATGTGATAATGCATATCTTTGGATTTTTTTCTAAAAACTTTAGTCAGTTAGAAAAAGAACAGTTTTTTAATTTGTTAAATCAATTTCAGGAAGAGCAGATCACTATAGGGAGTATTTTATCAGAGATAAATCCAATAATTTACAGATTCAACAACACATATCTTGCTAGCCAAACATATTTTCTTTTATATTCGGATCCAGATACGGGAAACATATTCCAATTTTTAAGAAAAGGTAATTCAGAATAA